CTTCTTCATGATTAGTTCTCCTCCTTTAATTTTTCTGTAATATCATTACTATTTTGTCAATCTTTTAAGTGTCATATTAAACATAAGTAAATATTATCAAACTAAGAATTTTATTAATATATATTTTTATTTGTTATTGTACTTTTTTGATTATTTTGTATTATTTGTGAGATGATGATAAGTATATTTTTTCAATAAATTTATTATACCATCTACTAGTCATTAAAAAAAGGACTTTTTAGGTATTAAGTACTAATTTACATTAATTGAACATTATACACTTTTTTACCATATATAGTAATTTATACCTACATTATTTTACATTTCAAAAAATATAATAACTAATTATATACTTCAATTTTTTTCCATAAATAGATACACTATTTTATAATTTATTATTATATTATTAATTTTATTACTTATTTTTTTATAGGTTTGGACAAATAATTGAGCATAAAAAATGTCCTTACTAAGTAAGAACATTTTTCATCAACCTGTTTATTCAATTATTTAATCAAAGCTATTCAGAAGTCATTAACATAGCTAATGCGATAGAATTTATTTTAGATATTTCAGTATCGGCTCTTGATGTTACAACAATAGGTACCTTTGCACCTACTATAACACCAGCCGCTTTAGCATTAGCTAAGAAAACCAATGATTTATATAATACATTTCCTGCTTCAATAGAGGGCACTATCAAAATATCTGCTTTTCCTGCAACTGGGTTATCAATTTTTTTATGATTAGCAGCTTCTACTGATACAGCATTATCCAGAGCTAGAGGACCTCCTACAATACAATTATGTATTTCCCCTCTTTTATTCATTTCTTCAAGTTCTTTTGCATCAACTGTGGCTTGCATTTTTTCATTAACTTTTTCTTTTGCACATAACATAGCAACCTTGGGTTCATTAATACCTATGCTCCTAGCTACAATAACAGAATTGTCAATTATCTGCTTTTTAGTCATTAGGTCTGGTTCAATATTCATTGCTGCATCAGATATCAATAATACCCTCTCATATCCCGGTATATCCATAACACCAACATGGCTTAATACTCTACCCGTTCTTAGATTAGCTTCTTTGTTCAAAACAGCTTTTAAAATGACAGCAGTATCAATGATACCTTTCATCACCATATCAGCTTCTTTATCTGTTACCTTTTTTACAGCGATATTGCATGCTTCTACTTTATCCTTTTCATCAATTATCTCTACATCTTCAACATTAAAATCTATCTGTTTTGCAATCTTGAGTATCTCTTCTTTATCCCCTACAAGAATAGCCTTAATTATTCCTTCTTCAATTGCCATCTTCACAGAAATCAAAACATCTATATCTTGAGCTACAGCAACCGAAAGCACTTTAGGTTCTTTTGTTTTGGCTAACTTCATTATATCTTCAAATTTACAAACCATCCAACCAATCCTTTTTATACTGATTTTTATATTTTACATAGATTATTGCAAATATTCAATAGCTTATTTGAATAATTTTGCTGTTTCTTCACCTGTAAGTATACGAAGTCCACCTTCTGCTAAGGCTATCAATTCATCTTCACCTGGAAAAACTTCAAATTCACCTAAAAAATTAATTTTCTTCCTTAATTTTTCACTGAACATCTTTGAATAAGCAATACCTCCAGTTAGAATTATCATATCATAATCACCCATTAAAACAGTGGCCATTGCTCCTATGGCTTTTGCAACTTGATATACCATTGCTTCATATATAAGAATTGCTTTTTCATTGCCTTTCTCTATCATCTCTTGAACAACTCTTACATCATTTACACCAAGATAACTAACTATACCACCTTTACCAGCTAACAACTTTTTGATTTGCTGTTTGGTATATTTCCCAGAGAAACACAAATCAACCAAATCACCTGTAGGTAATTCACCTGATCGTTCTGGTGAAAATGGTCCATCTCCATCCAGTGCGTTATTAACATCTATTACTCTTCCTTTTTTATGTGCACCAACAGATATACCTCCACCTACGTGTGCTATAATAAAATTACACTCTTCATATCTCTTTCCTATTTTTTTAGCAGCTCTTCTAGCAACCGCCTTTTGATTAAGGGCATGGAACATACTAATTCTACTAGTACCTTCTAACCCTGTAATTCTTGCAACATCGTCCATCTCATCTACACAAGGTGGATCAACCATATATGCTTTTATGTCTAGCTCTTTAGCAATGTCATTAGCAATAAGACCTGCTAAATTACATGCATGACCTTTTTGAATAGCACCTTCTCTTAGAGCTTCAATCAACTTATCTTCCAATAGATATGTACCACCTTCAATAGGCTTAAGAATTCCACCCCTACCTACAATAGTACTTAAACTAGATAATTCAATCTGTCTTTTTTCAAGAGCACTTATTATTGCATCTTTACGGAATGTATATTGGTCTAATATTGTATCAAATACTTCAAGTTCTTTTGTAGAATGTCTAAGTGTTTCTTCAAATAATTGTTGCTCATTATCAAATACTGCAATCTTTGTAGAAGTTGACCCTGGATTTATTACTAATACCCTTAATTTGCTTTCCATATTAGATACCATTTCCTTTCATATTTCATGTCTATAGATTAACACCATTGGACTTTTTTCTCGGTGCTCATTTTGGTTAAATGATAACCTTTTTTTGTCAACTTTTAATAGCAATAATT
The window above is part of the Vallitalea guaymasensis genome. Proteins encoded here:
- a CDS encoding phosphate butyryltransferase, which codes for MVCKFEDIMKLAKTKEPKVLSVAVAQDIDVLISVKMAIEEGIIKAILVGDKEEILKIAKQIDFNVEDVEIIDEKDKVEACNIAVKKVTDKEADMVMKGIIDTAVILKAVLNKEANLRTGRVLSHVGVMDIPGYERVLLISDAAMNIEPDLMTKKQIIDNSVIVARSIGINEPKVAMLCAKEKVNEKMQATVDAKELEEMNKRGEIHNCIVGGPLALDNAVSVEAANHKKIDNPVAGKADILIVPSIEAGNVLYKSLVFLANAKAAGVIVGAKVPIVVTSRADTEISKINSIALAMLMTSE
- the buk gene encoding butyrate kinase yields the protein MESKLRVLVINPGSTSTKIAVFDNEQQLFEETLRHSTKELEVFDTILDQYTFRKDAIISALEKRQIELSSLSTIVGRGGILKPIEGGTYLLEDKLIEALREGAIQKGHACNLAGLIANDIAKELDIKAYMVDPPCVDEMDDVARITGLEGTSRISMFHALNQKAVARRAAKKIGKRYEECNFIIAHVGGGISVGAHKKGRVIDVNNALDGDGPFSPERSGELPTGDLVDLCFSGKYTKQQIKKLLAGKGGIVSYLGVNDVRVVQEMIEKGNEKAILIYEAMVYQVAKAIGAMATVLMGDYDMIILTGGIAYSKMFSEKLRKKINFLGEFEVFPGEDELIALAEGGLRILTGEETAKLFK